The region GGGGGCGAGGCCCTCGATGCTCTGCGCGAAGCCACCGATGAACAGGCCACGCTCCCCCGTCTCGGGGTGGACACGTACCACCGGGTGGGCGGTGCGGTACTTGCGCGAGACGAACTTCTTGCGGTGCTCGGCCGCCTTGTCGTTCTTCGGGGCCGCGTAGTCGTAGTCGTTGGTGTGCACCGCCCACAGCTTGTCCGCCAGCTCGCGCAGCGGCTCGGGCAGGTCCTGGTAGGCCGCGGCCGAGTTGGCGATCAGCGTGTTGCCGCCGTAGGGCGGGACGACGATGCTGCGCAGGGTCGATGCCTTCGGCGGGGTGCGGACGAAGGTGACGTCGGTGTGCCAGTGATTGGCGCGGATGCCTTCGTCGCCGTCCACGGGCAGGATGTTGGGCTGCCCGCCCACGGACGGGACGGTGGGGTGGGCGGTGGTGAGTTCGCCGAAGAGGGAGGCGAAACGCAGTTGCGCGACGTCGTCCAGCTGCTGGCCGCGGAAGACCAGCGCCTTGTGTTCCAGCAGTGCCGCGTTGATCTCGGCGACGAGCGCCGGGTCGAGGTCGGCGGAGAGGTCGACGCCGACGATTTCGGCGCCGATGCGACCACCGATCCGGCGGATGTCGAAGCCTGTGCTGGTGCTCATGTGTGGATTCCTTTCCGGAGTTCGTCTGTCTCAGGAGGTTCAGGACGTGTAGACGCAGGAGGTCCAGGAGGTGATGGGCGGGGAGGGTCTGTCATTTGTTGGGGCCGGGCGGGTGCAGATCCGGGCGTCAGCTCGTCGCGGGGACGCGCCACGAGCTGAGTCGTTTCTCCACTGCCACCAGCAGTTGGTTGAAGGCCACGCCGATGACGGAGATCGTGACGATGCCCGCATACATCTGCGGAATGGCGAAGTTGTACTGGGAGGCGTTGATGAGATAGCCGAGACCGGCCTTGGCGCCGATCATCTCGGCGGCTACCAGGACGACGATGGACACCGCCCCGGCCAGCCGGATTCCGGTGAAGATCGTCGGCACCGAGGCCGGCAGGATCACCTTCTGGAACAGTCGCGGGGCGGACAGGTTCATGGACTTCGCCAGCCTCAGGAGGGTGGGGTCGACGGTGCGTACCGCGCT is a window of Streptomyces caniferus DNA encoding:
- a CDS encoding TauD/TfdA dioxygenase family protein, with product MSTSTGFDIRRIGGRIGAEIVGVDLSADLDPALVAEINAALLEHKALVFRGQQLDDVAQLRFASLFGELTTAHPTVPSVGGQPNILPVDGDEGIRANHWHTDVTFVRTPPKASTLRSIVVPPYGGNTLIANSAAAYQDLPEPLRELADKLWAVHTNDYDYAAPKNDKAAEHRKKFVSRKYRTAHPVVRVHPETGERGLFIGGFAQSIEGLAPSESRDLLRIFQSYVTRPENIVRVAWTPGDLVLFDNRITQHYAPDDYGDLPRLLHRVTVAGDAPVGIDGTSSRALEGGDATHYTPAAA